The sequence GCCGGCGCCATGGCCCAAAGCATCGTGGTGGCTTCCACCACGTCCACCGAGCAGTCGGGGCTGTTCTCGTACCTGCTTCCCGAATTCAAGAAGGTCAGCGGCATCGATGTGAAGGTGGTGGCCCTGGGCACCGGTCAGGCCATCGACATGGCGCGCCGCGGTGACGCCGACGTGCTCTTCGTGCACGACAAGGTGGCCGAAGAGAAGTTCGTGGCCGATGGCTTCTCGGCCAGGCGCGAGGAGGTCATGTACAACGACTTCGTGCTGATCGGCCCCAAGGCAGACCCCGCCGGCACCAAAGGCAGCGACATCGTGGCCGCGATGAAAAAGGTGACGGCCGCCAACGCGCCCTTCATCTCGCGCGGCGACAAGAGCGGCACGCACGCCGCCGAGCTGCGTTTCTGGAAGATGACCGGGGCGGACGCGAACAAG is a genomic window of Hydrogenophaga sp. RAC07 containing:
- a CDS encoding extracellular solute-binding protein — translated: MAQSIVVASTTSTEQSGLFSYLLPEFKKVSGIDVKVVALGTGQAIDMARRGDADVLFVHDKVAEEKFVADGFSARREEVMYNDFVLIGPKADPAGTKGSDIVAAMKKVTAANAPFISRGDKSGTHAAELRFWKMTGADANKGSGYRECGCGMGPALNIGSSAGGYVLADRGTWLNFKNRGDLVVLVEGDKRLFNQYGVMLVSATKHPQVKSADGQKFVDWVTGAAGQAAIASYKIGGEQLFFPNALK